In Periplaneta americana isolate PAMFEO1 chromosome 3, P.americana_PAMFEO1_priV1, whole genome shotgun sequence, the following are encoded in one genomic region:
- the LOC138696555 gene encoding helix-loop-helix protein delilah-like, whose translation MDSLALLGEVLVFAKEQTDPNNNAGAADQQEDAGTAAPRRGEKYSLRPRSLQKRAETEERGRAATGSRPKKGETARPKQKPPPLSKYRRKTANARERDRMREINAAFETLRRAVPHISASAHQNPPDGGEKLTKITTLRLAMKYIAALSQALQETPTPSHQLMSDGESLTFSEHCLTPPDLTPPDFTRQCLTPADLTSPDQCLTAGCLTPPDFGHQCLTPPDLSQHCLTPPDCLTPPDCLTPADFGADFGDSLTPPDFGSASDFGDPCLTPPGFSDLAP comes from the coding sequence ATGGACTCGCTGGCGCTTCTGGGAGAAGTGCTGGTGTTCGCCAAAGAGCAGACGGACCCCAACAACAACGCGGGGGCCGCAGACCAGCAAGAAGACGCGGGCACGGCGGCGCCTCGCCGGGGTGAGAAGTACTCGCTGAGGCCCAGGTCTCTGCAGAAGCGAGCGGAAACTGAGGAGCGGGGCCGGGCCGCCACGGGTTCGAGGCCCAAGAAGGGCGAAACTGCGAGACCCAAGCAGAAGCCGCCGCCGCTCAGCAAGTACCGGCGCAAGACGGCGAACGCCAGGGAGCGAGACCGCATGCGGGAGATCAACGCCGCCTTCGAGACGCTGCGTCGCGCCGTGCCCCACATCTCGGCGTCCGCGCACCAGAACCCGCCGGACGGCGGCGAGAAGCTCACCAAGATCACGACGCTGAGACTCGCCATGAAGTACATCGCGGCGCTGAGCCAGGCGCTGCAGGAGacccccacccccagccaccAACTCATGTCGGACGGCGAGTCCCTCACCTTCAGCGAACATTGCCTCACGCCCCCCGACCTCACGCCGCCGGACTTCACGCGCCAGTGTCTCACCCCCGCCGACCTCACGTCTCCAGACCAGTGCCTCACCGCGGGATGTCTCACCCCGCCGGACTTCGGTCACCAGTGCCTTACCCCGCCGGATCTTAGCCAACATTGCCTCACACCGCCCGACTGCCTCACCCCGCCGGATTGCCTCACCCCCGCCGACTTTGGGGCGGACTTCGGCGACTCGCTCACGCCTCCGGATTTCGGGTCGGCGTCGGATTTCGGGGACCCCTGCCTCACGCCGCCGGGATTCAGCGACCTCGCCCCGTGA